One window of Magallana gigas chromosome 2, xbMagGiga1.1, whole genome shotgun sequence genomic DNA carries:
- the LOC105318437 gene encoding myotubularin-related protein 6 isoform X3, protein MESIRTPKVDNVKMVERFRIRHPAVGTLYLTTTHLIFVDSAGKRETWILHTHMSSLEKQPLSAGGSPLLIRCKDFRCLTFVIPRDRECQDIYASLQELSKPADIEKLYAFVYASADGTEKSYGWDLYDTRSEYLRMGVPNQLWTLSSLNNKFELCDTYPKHLFVPASASTPIILGSSKFRSRGRLPVLSYFHSKTQAAICRCSQPLSGFRARCVEDEQMLHCILKSNPSKNSDFMYVVDTRPKINAMANKAAGKGYENDNHYTDIKFQFLGIENIHVMRASLQKLLDVCEMKNPTMSAFLQGLEASGWLKHIKAVVDTSVFIAEAVKGGHSVLVHCSDGWDRTAQTCSLSSLILDPYYRTIQGFQALIEKEWLSFGHKFTDRCGFLDTPDNKEVSPVFTQFVEATWQVMQQYPCAFQFNERFLLTIHDHVYSCQFGTFIGNCEKDRLDLRLNERTYSLWGHINKNMSEFLNPLYKKEYEVSHPMLSPNTSSQCFKFWKGMYQRYDVGLHPREQIADVLSAAKDHSDSLEDHVSLLEKRVTQICRILGKSEDVIQKKLNGGVSMESLDNLKETEDNIMEEKSEKIPINGNCDIKPEQSSKDTGNLIDFRSDNESGFDESSSQMSKSGHGDLNTVRTGIETGSLSLDSSVCSVGRDQLSLDLLVLEMSSVAIDWKSFRNIHNCSCASPFNSFTKKFHCWKCGEVFCMRCIAKNIPLPGHATRRPVPVCRPCYKEIRHSPSMEFPPQTNSLDS, encoded by the exons ATGGAATCGATCCGAACGCCAAAG GTAGACAATGTGAAGATGGTGGAGAGGTTTCGGATCCGACACCCTGCCGTAGGGACACTCTACCTGACCACCACACACCTGATCTTTGTGGACAGCGCCGGCAAGAGGGAGACCTGG ATCCTCCATACCCACATGTCCAGCCTAGAGAAGCAGCCTTTGAGTGCGGGCGGCTCACCTCTCCTGATCCGCTGTAAGGACTTCCGCTGTCTGACGTTCGTCATTCCACGGGACAGAGAATGTCAAGACATATATGCCTCCCTACAGGAACTCTCCAAACCAG cAGACATAGAGAAGCTGTACGCATTTGTTTACGCCTCGGCCGACGGGACGGAGAAGTCATACGGCTGGGACCTGTACGACACACGGTCCGAATACCTGAGGATGGGCGTACCCAACCAGCTCTGGACTCTATCCTCACTCAACAACAAATTCGAG CTCTGTGATACGTACCCCAAACACCTGTTTGTTCCCGCCTCCGCTTCCACTCCCATAATCCTCGGCAGTTCCAAGTTCCGCAGTCGTGGAAGACTTCCtgttttatcttatttccaCAGTAAAACCCAG GCGGCCATTTGTCGCTGCAGTCAGCCTCTCTCTGGGTTCAGAGCTCGCTGTGTGGAGGATGAACAAATGCTTCATTGTATACTCAAGTCCAACCCCAGCAAAAACTCCGACTTCATGTATGTTGTCGATACCCGGCCAAAg ATTAATGCCATGGCCAATAAGGCGGCTGGTAAAGGCTACGAGAATGACAACCATTACACAGACATCAAGTTCCAGTTCCTGGGGATAGAGAACATCCACGTCATGAGGGCCAGCCTCCAGAAGCTGCTGGACG TGTGTGAGATGAAGAACCCGACCATGTCTGCCTTCCTACAGGGTCTAGAGGCCAGTGGCTGGCTGAAGCACATCAAGGCCGTCGTCGACACCTCGGTCTTCATAGCTGAG GCTGTTAAGGGCGGCCACAGTGTACTGGTTCACTGCTCGGATGGCTGGGACAGGACGGCCCAGACCTGCTCTCTCTCCAGTCTGATCCTGGATCCCTACTACAGAACCATTCAGGGATTCCAG GCACTAATAGAGAAGGAATGGCTGTCGTTCGGTCACAAGTTCACGGATCGCTGCGGATTCCTGGATACTCCGGACAACAAGGAGGTGTCCCCGGTGTTCACACAGTTTGTGGAGGCCACGTGGCAGGTCATGCAGCAGTATCCGTGCGCGTTCCAGTTCAACGAACGCTTCCTCCTGACAATTCACGACCATGTTTACTCTTGTCAGTTCGGAACATTTATAGGGAACTGTGAGAAGGACCGACTAGATCTCAG ATTAAATGAAAGAACTTATTCTCTCTGGGGGCATATCAACAAAAACATGTCAGAGTTCCTGAACCCTCTCTACAAAAAAGAGTATGAAGTCTCCCATCCAATGCTCTCTCCCAATACCAGCTCCCAGTGCTTCAA ATTTTGGAAGGGTATGTACCAGAGATATGATGTGGGGCTTCACCCCAGGGAGCAGATAGCGGACGTCCTGAGTGCTGCCAAAGATCACTCTGACTCTCTGGAGGACCACGTCAGTCTACTGGAGAAG AGAGTGACACAGATCTGTCGGATACTTGGGAAATCTGAAGATGTGATCCAGAAAAAACTGAACGGGGGAGTGTCCATGGAGTCACTGGACAATCTGAAGGAGACAGAAGACAATATCATGGAAGAGAAGTCCGAAAAAATTCCAATCAATGGAAATTGTGACATAAAACCAGAACAGAGCTCTAAGGACACAGGCAATCTTATCGACTTTAGGAGTGACAACGAGTCGGGGTTTGACGAGTCCAGCTCCCAGATGTCAAAATCAGGTCACGGTGACCTAAATACAGTGAGGACAGGTATAGAAACTGGTTCCCTGTCACTTGACTCCAGTGTGTGTTCGGTTGGGAGGGACCAGCTAAGTCTGGACTTGCTTGTGTTGGAGATGAGCAGTGTAGCCATTGATTGGAAATCATTTCGTAACATTCACAACTGTAGCTGTGCATCCCCATTCAATAGCTTTACGAAAAAG ttcCATTGTTGGAAATGTGGTGAGGTGTTCTGTATGCGCTGCATTGCCAAAAACATCCCGCTTCCTGGTCATGCAACAAGGCGCCCCGTTCCGGTCTGCCGACCTTGCTACAAGGAAATACGACACTCACCTTCTATGGAATTCCCACCGCAGACAAACTCCCTGGACAGTTGA
- the LOC105318437 gene encoding myotubularin-related protein 6 isoform X4, giving the protein MSVLEWTQDRLDDLECFAHHLFQDMGNILDLNLLREDSINKQVDNVKMVERFRIRHPAVGTLYLTTTHLIFVDSAGKRETWILHTHMSSLEKQPLSAGGSPLLIRCKDFRCLTFVIPRDRECQDIYASLQELSKPADIEKLYAFVYASADGTEKSYGWDLYDTRSEYLRMGVPNQLWTLSSLNNKFELCDTYPKHLFVPASASTPIILGSSKFRSRGRLPVLSYFHSKTQAAICRCSQPLSGFRARCVEDEQMLHCILKSNPSKNSDFMYVVDTRPKINAMANKAAGKGYENDNHYTDIKFQFLGIENIHVMRASLQKLLDVCEMKNPTMSAFLQGLEASGWLKHIKAVVDTSVFIAEAVKGGHSVLVHCSDGWDRTAQTCSLSSLILDPYYRTIQGFQALIEKEWLSFGHKFTDRCGFLDTPDNKEVSPVFTQFVEATWQVMQQYPCAFQFNERFLLTIHDHVYSCQFGTFIGNCEKDRLDLRLNERTYSLWGHINKNMSEFLNPLYKKEYEVSHPMLSPNTSSQCFKFWKGMYQRYDVGLHPREQIADVLSAAKDHSDSLEDHVSLLEKRVTQICRILGKSEDVIQKKLNGGVSMESLDNLKETEDNIMEEKSEKIPINGNCDIKPEQSSKDTGNLIDFRSDNESGFDESSSQMSKSGHGDLNTVRTVPLLEMW; this is encoded by the exons ATGAGTGTACTGGAATGGACCCAGGACAGACTGGATGACTTGGAGTGCTTCGCTCACCACTTGTTTCAAGACATGGGGAATATACTAGACCTTAATCTACTGAGGGAGGACTCGATTAACAAGCAG GTAGACAATGTGAAGATGGTGGAGAGGTTTCGGATCCGACACCCTGCCGTAGGGACACTCTACCTGACCACCACACACCTGATCTTTGTGGACAGCGCCGGCAAGAGGGAGACCTGG ATCCTCCATACCCACATGTCCAGCCTAGAGAAGCAGCCTTTGAGTGCGGGCGGCTCACCTCTCCTGATCCGCTGTAAGGACTTCCGCTGTCTGACGTTCGTCATTCCACGGGACAGAGAATGTCAAGACATATATGCCTCCCTACAGGAACTCTCCAAACCAG cAGACATAGAGAAGCTGTACGCATTTGTTTACGCCTCGGCCGACGGGACGGAGAAGTCATACGGCTGGGACCTGTACGACACACGGTCCGAATACCTGAGGATGGGCGTACCCAACCAGCTCTGGACTCTATCCTCACTCAACAACAAATTCGAG CTCTGTGATACGTACCCCAAACACCTGTTTGTTCCCGCCTCCGCTTCCACTCCCATAATCCTCGGCAGTTCCAAGTTCCGCAGTCGTGGAAGACTTCCtgttttatcttatttccaCAGTAAAACCCAG GCGGCCATTTGTCGCTGCAGTCAGCCTCTCTCTGGGTTCAGAGCTCGCTGTGTGGAGGATGAACAAATGCTTCATTGTATACTCAAGTCCAACCCCAGCAAAAACTCCGACTTCATGTATGTTGTCGATACCCGGCCAAAg ATTAATGCCATGGCCAATAAGGCGGCTGGTAAAGGCTACGAGAATGACAACCATTACACAGACATCAAGTTCCAGTTCCTGGGGATAGAGAACATCCACGTCATGAGGGCCAGCCTCCAGAAGCTGCTGGACG TGTGTGAGATGAAGAACCCGACCATGTCTGCCTTCCTACAGGGTCTAGAGGCCAGTGGCTGGCTGAAGCACATCAAGGCCGTCGTCGACACCTCGGTCTTCATAGCTGAG GCTGTTAAGGGCGGCCACAGTGTACTGGTTCACTGCTCGGATGGCTGGGACAGGACGGCCCAGACCTGCTCTCTCTCCAGTCTGATCCTGGATCCCTACTACAGAACCATTCAGGGATTCCAG GCACTAATAGAGAAGGAATGGCTGTCGTTCGGTCACAAGTTCACGGATCGCTGCGGATTCCTGGATACTCCGGACAACAAGGAGGTGTCCCCGGTGTTCACACAGTTTGTGGAGGCCACGTGGCAGGTCATGCAGCAGTATCCGTGCGCGTTCCAGTTCAACGAACGCTTCCTCCTGACAATTCACGACCATGTTTACTCTTGTCAGTTCGGAACATTTATAGGGAACTGTGAGAAGGACCGACTAGATCTCAG ATTAAATGAAAGAACTTATTCTCTCTGGGGGCATATCAACAAAAACATGTCAGAGTTCCTGAACCCTCTCTACAAAAAAGAGTATGAAGTCTCCCATCCAATGCTCTCTCCCAATACCAGCTCCCAGTGCTTCAA ATTTTGGAAGGGTATGTACCAGAGATATGATGTGGGGCTTCACCCCAGGGAGCAGATAGCGGACGTCCTGAGTGCTGCCAAAGATCACTCTGACTCTCTGGAGGACCACGTCAGTCTACTGGAGAAG AGAGTGACACAGATCTGTCGGATACTTGGGAAATCTGAAGATGTGATCCAGAAAAAACTGAACGGGGGAGTGTCCATGGAGTCACTGGACAATCTGAAGGAGACAGAAGACAATATCATGGAAGAGAAGTCCGAAAAAATTCCAATCAATGGAAATTGTGACATAAAACCAGAACAGAGCTCTAAGGACACAGGCAATCTTATCGACTTTAGGAGTGACAACGAGTCGGGGTTTGACGAGTCCAGCTCCCAGATGTCAAAATCAGGTCACGGTGACCTAAATACAGTGAGGACAG ttcCATTGTTGGAAATGTGGTGA
- the LOC105318437 gene encoding myotubularin-related protein 6 isoform X2 has protein sequence MSVLEWTQDRLDDLECFAHHLFQDMGNILDLNLLREDSINKQVDNVKMVERFRIRHPAVGTLYLTTTHLIFVDSAGKRETWILHTHMSSLEKQPLSAGGSPLLIRCKDFRCLTFVIPRDRECQDIYASLQELSKPDIEKLYAFVYASADGTEKSYGWDLYDTRSEYLRMGVPNQLWTLSSLNNKFELCDTYPKHLFVPASASTPIILGSSKFRSRGRLPVLSYFHSKTQAAICRCSQPLSGFRARCVEDEQMLHCILKSNPSKNSDFMYVVDTRPKINAMANKAAGKGYENDNHYTDIKFQFLGIENIHVMRASLQKLLDVCEMKNPTMSAFLQGLEASGWLKHIKAVVDTSVFIAEAVKGGHSVLVHCSDGWDRTAQTCSLSSLILDPYYRTIQGFQALIEKEWLSFGHKFTDRCGFLDTPDNKEVSPVFTQFVEATWQVMQQYPCAFQFNERFLLTIHDHVYSCQFGTFIGNCEKDRLDLRLNERTYSLWGHINKNMSEFLNPLYKKEYEVSHPMLSPNTSSQCFKFWKGMYQRYDVGLHPREQIADVLSAAKDHSDSLEDHVSLLEKRVTQICRILGKSEDVIQKKLNGGVSMESLDNLKETEDNIMEEKSEKIPINGNCDIKPEQSSKDTGNLIDFRSDNESGFDESSSQMSKSGHGDLNTVRTGIETGSLSLDSSVCSVGRDQLSLDLLVLEMSSVAIDWKSFRNIHNCSCASPFNSFTKKFHCWKCGEVFCMRCIAKNIPLPGHATRRPVPVCRPCYKEIRHSPSMEFPPQTNSLDS, from the exons ATGAGTGTACTGGAATGGACCCAGGACAGACTGGATGACTTGGAGTGCTTCGCTCACCACTTGTTTCAAGACATGGGGAATATACTAGACCTTAATCTACTGAGGGAGGACTCGATTAACAAGCAG GTAGACAATGTGAAGATGGTGGAGAGGTTTCGGATCCGACACCCTGCCGTAGGGACACTCTACCTGACCACCACACACCTGATCTTTGTGGACAGCGCCGGCAAGAGGGAGACCTGG ATCCTCCATACCCACATGTCCAGCCTAGAGAAGCAGCCTTTGAGTGCGGGCGGCTCACCTCTCCTGATCCGCTGTAAGGACTTCCGCTGTCTGACGTTCGTCATTCCACGGGACAGAGAATGTCAAGACATATATGCCTCCCTACAGGAACTCTCCAAACCAG ACATAGAGAAGCTGTACGCATTTGTTTACGCCTCGGCCGACGGGACGGAGAAGTCATACGGCTGGGACCTGTACGACACACGGTCCGAATACCTGAGGATGGGCGTACCCAACCAGCTCTGGACTCTATCCTCACTCAACAACAAATTCGAG CTCTGTGATACGTACCCCAAACACCTGTTTGTTCCCGCCTCCGCTTCCACTCCCATAATCCTCGGCAGTTCCAAGTTCCGCAGTCGTGGAAGACTTCCtgttttatcttatttccaCAGTAAAACCCAG GCGGCCATTTGTCGCTGCAGTCAGCCTCTCTCTGGGTTCAGAGCTCGCTGTGTGGAGGATGAACAAATGCTTCATTGTATACTCAAGTCCAACCCCAGCAAAAACTCCGACTTCATGTATGTTGTCGATACCCGGCCAAAg ATTAATGCCATGGCCAATAAGGCGGCTGGTAAAGGCTACGAGAATGACAACCATTACACAGACATCAAGTTCCAGTTCCTGGGGATAGAGAACATCCACGTCATGAGGGCCAGCCTCCAGAAGCTGCTGGACG TGTGTGAGATGAAGAACCCGACCATGTCTGCCTTCCTACAGGGTCTAGAGGCCAGTGGCTGGCTGAAGCACATCAAGGCCGTCGTCGACACCTCGGTCTTCATAGCTGAG GCTGTTAAGGGCGGCCACAGTGTACTGGTTCACTGCTCGGATGGCTGGGACAGGACGGCCCAGACCTGCTCTCTCTCCAGTCTGATCCTGGATCCCTACTACAGAACCATTCAGGGATTCCAG GCACTAATAGAGAAGGAATGGCTGTCGTTCGGTCACAAGTTCACGGATCGCTGCGGATTCCTGGATACTCCGGACAACAAGGAGGTGTCCCCGGTGTTCACACAGTTTGTGGAGGCCACGTGGCAGGTCATGCAGCAGTATCCGTGCGCGTTCCAGTTCAACGAACGCTTCCTCCTGACAATTCACGACCATGTTTACTCTTGTCAGTTCGGAACATTTATAGGGAACTGTGAGAAGGACCGACTAGATCTCAG ATTAAATGAAAGAACTTATTCTCTCTGGGGGCATATCAACAAAAACATGTCAGAGTTCCTGAACCCTCTCTACAAAAAAGAGTATGAAGTCTCCCATCCAATGCTCTCTCCCAATACCAGCTCCCAGTGCTTCAA ATTTTGGAAGGGTATGTACCAGAGATATGATGTGGGGCTTCACCCCAGGGAGCAGATAGCGGACGTCCTGAGTGCTGCCAAAGATCACTCTGACTCTCTGGAGGACCACGTCAGTCTACTGGAGAAG AGAGTGACACAGATCTGTCGGATACTTGGGAAATCTGAAGATGTGATCCAGAAAAAACTGAACGGGGGAGTGTCCATGGAGTCACTGGACAATCTGAAGGAGACAGAAGACAATATCATGGAAGAGAAGTCCGAAAAAATTCCAATCAATGGAAATTGTGACATAAAACCAGAACAGAGCTCTAAGGACACAGGCAATCTTATCGACTTTAGGAGTGACAACGAGTCGGGGTTTGACGAGTCCAGCTCCCAGATGTCAAAATCAGGTCACGGTGACCTAAATACAGTGAGGACAGGTATAGAAACTGGTTCCCTGTCACTTGACTCCAGTGTGTGTTCGGTTGGGAGGGACCAGCTAAGTCTGGACTTGCTTGTGTTGGAGATGAGCAGTGTAGCCATTGATTGGAAATCATTTCGTAACATTCACAACTGTAGCTGTGCATCCCCATTCAATAGCTTTACGAAAAAG ttcCATTGTTGGAAATGTGGTGAGGTGTTCTGTATGCGCTGCATTGCCAAAAACATCCCGCTTCCTGGTCATGCAACAAGGCGCCCCGTTCCGGTCTGCCGACCTTGCTACAAGGAAATACGACACTCACCTTCTATGGAATTCCCACCGCAGACAAACTCCCTGGACAGTTGA
- the LOC105318437 gene encoding myotubularin-related protein 6 isoform X1, which produces MSVLEWTQDRLDDLECFAHHLFQDMGNILDLNLLREDSINKQVDNVKMVERFRIRHPAVGTLYLTTTHLIFVDSAGKRETWILHTHMSSLEKQPLSAGGSPLLIRCKDFRCLTFVIPRDRECQDIYASLQELSKPADIEKLYAFVYASADGTEKSYGWDLYDTRSEYLRMGVPNQLWTLSSLNNKFELCDTYPKHLFVPASASTPIILGSSKFRSRGRLPVLSYFHSKTQAAICRCSQPLSGFRARCVEDEQMLHCILKSNPSKNSDFMYVVDTRPKINAMANKAAGKGYENDNHYTDIKFQFLGIENIHVMRASLQKLLDVCEMKNPTMSAFLQGLEASGWLKHIKAVVDTSVFIAEAVKGGHSVLVHCSDGWDRTAQTCSLSSLILDPYYRTIQGFQALIEKEWLSFGHKFTDRCGFLDTPDNKEVSPVFTQFVEATWQVMQQYPCAFQFNERFLLTIHDHVYSCQFGTFIGNCEKDRLDLRLNERTYSLWGHINKNMSEFLNPLYKKEYEVSHPMLSPNTSSQCFKFWKGMYQRYDVGLHPREQIADVLSAAKDHSDSLEDHVSLLEKRVTQICRILGKSEDVIQKKLNGGVSMESLDNLKETEDNIMEEKSEKIPINGNCDIKPEQSSKDTGNLIDFRSDNESGFDESSSQMSKSGHGDLNTVRTGIETGSLSLDSSVCSVGRDQLSLDLLVLEMSSVAIDWKSFRNIHNCSCASPFNSFTKKFHCWKCGEVFCMRCIAKNIPLPGHATRRPVPVCRPCYKEIRHSPSMEFPPQTNSLDS; this is translated from the exons ATGAGTGTACTGGAATGGACCCAGGACAGACTGGATGACTTGGAGTGCTTCGCTCACCACTTGTTTCAAGACATGGGGAATATACTAGACCTTAATCTACTGAGGGAGGACTCGATTAACAAGCAG GTAGACAATGTGAAGATGGTGGAGAGGTTTCGGATCCGACACCCTGCCGTAGGGACACTCTACCTGACCACCACACACCTGATCTTTGTGGACAGCGCCGGCAAGAGGGAGACCTGG ATCCTCCATACCCACATGTCCAGCCTAGAGAAGCAGCCTTTGAGTGCGGGCGGCTCACCTCTCCTGATCCGCTGTAAGGACTTCCGCTGTCTGACGTTCGTCATTCCACGGGACAGAGAATGTCAAGACATATATGCCTCCCTACAGGAACTCTCCAAACCAG cAGACATAGAGAAGCTGTACGCATTTGTTTACGCCTCGGCCGACGGGACGGAGAAGTCATACGGCTGGGACCTGTACGACACACGGTCCGAATACCTGAGGATGGGCGTACCCAACCAGCTCTGGACTCTATCCTCACTCAACAACAAATTCGAG CTCTGTGATACGTACCCCAAACACCTGTTTGTTCCCGCCTCCGCTTCCACTCCCATAATCCTCGGCAGTTCCAAGTTCCGCAGTCGTGGAAGACTTCCtgttttatcttatttccaCAGTAAAACCCAG GCGGCCATTTGTCGCTGCAGTCAGCCTCTCTCTGGGTTCAGAGCTCGCTGTGTGGAGGATGAACAAATGCTTCATTGTATACTCAAGTCCAACCCCAGCAAAAACTCCGACTTCATGTATGTTGTCGATACCCGGCCAAAg ATTAATGCCATGGCCAATAAGGCGGCTGGTAAAGGCTACGAGAATGACAACCATTACACAGACATCAAGTTCCAGTTCCTGGGGATAGAGAACATCCACGTCATGAGGGCCAGCCTCCAGAAGCTGCTGGACG TGTGTGAGATGAAGAACCCGACCATGTCTGCCTTCCTACAGGGTCTAGAGGCCAGTGGCTGGCTGAAGCACATCAAGGCCGTCGTCGACACCTCGGTCTTCATAGCTGAG GCTGTTAAGGGCGGCCACAGTGTACTGGTTCACTGCTCGGATGGCTGGGACAGGACGGCCCAGACCTGCTCTCTCTCCAGTCTGATCCTGGATCCCTACTACAGAACCATTCAGGGATTCCAG GCACTAATAGAGAAGGAATGGCTGTCGTTCGGTCACAAGTTCACGGATCGCTGCGGATTCCTGGATACTCCGGACAACAAGGAGGTGTCCCCGGTGTTCACACAGTTTGTGGAGGCCACGTGGCAGGTCATGCAGCAGTATCCGTGCGCGTTCCAGTTCAACGAACGCTTCCTCCTGACAATTCACGACCATGTTTACTCTTGTCAGTTCGGAACATTTATAGGGAACTGTGAGAAGGACCGACTAGATCTCAG ATTAAATGAAAGAACTTATTCTCTCTGGGGGCATATCAACAAAAACATGTCAGAGTTCCTGAACCCTCTCTACAAAAAAGAGTATGAAGTCTCCCATCCAATGCTCTCTCCCAATACCAGCTCCCAGTGCTTCAA ATTTTGGAAGGGTATGTACCAGAGATATGATGTGGGGCTTCACCCCAGGGAGCAGATAGCGGACGTCCTGAGTGCTGCCAAAGATCACTCTGACTCTCTGGAGGACCACGTCAGTCTACTGGAGAAG AGAGTGACACAGATCTGTCGGATACTTGGGAAATCTGAAGATGTGATCCAGAAAAAACTGAACGGGGGAGTGTCCATGGAGTCACTGGACAATCTGAAGGAGACAGAAGACAATATCATGGAAGAGAAGTCCGAAAAAATTCCAATCAATGGAAATTGTGACATAAAACCAGAACAGAGCTCTAAGGACACAGGCAATCTTATCGACTTTAGGAGTGACAACGAGTCGGGGTTTGACGAGTCCAGCTCCCAGATGTCAAAATCAGGTCACGGTGACCTAAATACAGTGAGGACAGGTATAGAAACTGGTTCCCTGTCACTTGACTCCAGTGTGTGTTCGGTTGGGAGGGACCAGCTAAGTCTGGACTTGCTTGTGTTGGAGATGAGCAGTGTAGCCATTGATTGGAAATCATTTCGTAACATTCACAACTGTAGCTGTGCATCCCCATTCAATAGCTTTACGAAAAAG ttcCATTGTTGGAAATGTGGTGAGGTGTTCTGTATGCGCTGCATTGCCAAAAACATCCCGCTTCCTGGTCATGCAACAAGGCGCCCCGTTCCGGTCTGCCGACCTTGCTACAAGGAAATACGACACTCACCTTCTATGGAATTCCCACCGCAGACAAACTCCCTGGACAGTTGA